The genomic stretch TTCAGACATGATTGAATTCTAAATTTGTTGTATCAATTAACATAATTAGATATTACTTTTTCTAGTTCACTCAAAGTCATAGCTTTGATATTTAAATCTCTAATTAATTCAGTTTTTAAATTTGAAAATCAATATTCCACAACTCTATTATCTAAACTATTTCCTACTTTTGAAAGTGAAATTATTCCACCTTTATTTTGAATAAAACGAGAAAAATCATCAGATGTATAAGTTGAGCAATGATCTGAATGTAGTATAAAACTTTTTTCAAAATCAACATTTTCAAATGTTTTGTAAATTAATTTTGAATCATTAAATTTGGAAAGAGAAAAACTAATTATTTCTTTAGTTTTATGTTTAATCACTACTGAAAGATAAACATTATTGTTTATCGCATCTTTTGTCGCTGGGAGATATGTTACATCAGTAGCATATATATTTCTGTTATATACATCGTTATAATCTCTATTCACAATGTTTTCTTTTATGACAGATGTGTTCTTTACTTCTTTTAATTTTTTTCTTTTTCTGATATTGCAAAATAAACCTAAGGCATTCATATATCTTCCTAGAGTTCTTTCGTTTATGTCTATTTTATAGTGCTTTAAGATAAAATATTTTAATTTTTGTCTACCATATTTAGATCTATTTTGTTTAAATGAATCAATAATCAAGTCTTGGTACTTTATTTTTCTGGATTTAATTCTAGGAGCAAAATTATTTCTTTTATGTTTGGATATTGTTTGTCTACAAAGATACAACAAAATAGCAAGTTTATACGAAGCCATATTAATATTTGATGCCTCTTGAACTTTCTCTGTTTTAAATTTATCTCTTGTAATTTCTCTATATCTTTTTGCAATTTCAATTAAATCTTCTCGTGTAAAAATGTCTCAATTTATATCTTGTTCTTTCACTTTTCTTGACCTACCACTTCCAGGCTTTCTTGGTTTTTTATTCATATTACAATTATAATGTTTTAATATTCCTCGTAATCTTGCTTTCACATATTTATCTTTTGCTTTTGCACCATATTTATACATAAGTTCAATTGCATACTTTTTGCCTAATTGAAAAAATGTATTATAAATTTCTTTTTCTTGTTCTTCTGTAAAATGTTTACCCATTTTTTCTCCTTTAAAAATATAAAAAATTAACATTCGAAGGAATGTTAATTTTTATTGTCCTAGTTTAATTTAGGTAACTTTTTTACTAAAAAAAGAAATTTAGATTTTGAAAAATTTTCATAATTATTATTTTTTTAATACTTTTTAATTGTTTTAAAAACTTAATTTCTACATGGACTTTAAATTTCTATAAAATAATAAATATAGCGACGAAAAAGAAGGGGATTATATGCTTGATAATAAAAGTTTAATGCATTCAATTGCGAAATTAAATCATGTAATGATTATCATTTCTGTAAGTTCTTGTTTAGCATTTATTTTAGCAATTAGTTTTTCTA from Mycoplasmopsis gallopavonis encodes the following:
- a CDS encoding IS3 family transposase; the encoded protein is MLIFYIFKGEKMGKHFTEEQEKEIYNTFFQLGKKYAIELMYKYGAKAKDKYVKARLRGILKHYNCNMNKKPRKPGSGRSRKVKEQDINWDIFTREDLIEIAKRYREITRDKFKTEKVQEASNINMASYKLAILLYLCRQTISKHKRNNFAPRIKSRKIKYQDLIIDSFKQNRSKYGRQKLKYFILKHYKIDINERTLGRYMNALGLFCNIRKRKKLKEVKNTSVIKENIVNRDYNDVYNRNIYATDVTYLPATKDAINNNVYLSVVIKHKTKEIISFSLSKFNDSKLIYKTFENVDFEKSFILHSDHCSTYTSDDFSRFIQNKGGIISLSKVGNSLDNRVVEYWFSNLKTELIRDLNIKAMTLSELEKVISNYVNWYNKFRIQSCLNWKTPYEYSMGLSNLINC